The Rhodamnia argentea isolate NSW1041297 chromosome 10, ASM2092103v1, whole genome shotgun sequence sequence TTATAGATGACTATAAGTGATTTTGCTTTATATATTATCCGGCAAAGATGATTCTATGAGCATCTTTGTAAAGTATAAAAATGAGGTCGAGAACCAACTTGATAGATGAATCAAAATGCTTAGGTCTGATAGAGAAGGAGAATGCGATTCTACAAATTCAAAGGAGTTGTATGCTAGTTTGGGATAATTCTCCAAACAATCGCACTATACTCtgcaacaaaatggagttgctaaATGAAAAAACAGAACTCTAAAGTAGATGGCTAATGTCATACTCTAAGTTCAAGTTTATCTCAGAACTTTTGGAGAAGACAGTTCTAACTACAAACTATATTAGTACAGTAAATACCCCATGGGAAGACGGGTAAGGCTCTATATGAGTTATGAAATTGAAGGGTATGTTTAGCAACGATTCTGATTTTTTGATTCCGTtccccgaaataaaaaaaaggatcagaaatatgtttggtaatgtaaatgattcttATTCTGTTCTCCAGAACAGtttttgtcgcgacctaaaaatcaggctaacggattattaggttaattaaatcaactaacctaattcggaccctcccaagtcctaccgaatcgcaacttaggtttattcatgagaaaatatttaatcggagccgccactaatcatttatggtaggttgattagaaacctatataaaatagcgggagaactattttatctctacgaaccggagagaatgagttcggggacttggttacgctaattgaaaaaattaacgccttttcggtaccaatttcatgaaaaaccctttccgattgatcgatgtgaattcgatgattaattggaaaaatgtgacatgaggatCATATATTATGTGCCcagagaattatttttttggtattttcggctttgcccctttttttattttttcgaatttttgaattgaaacggatgaatttgaacaaaactaaacaaaaatgcccataatatacctttaaatcgattttccgataaatcttctcattcccgaagatccgggccggagcgagattttatccgctacatcctcaaaGATTCGAGCCAATATGcggataatatatagaaatacaacgtcccttctcgccaaagggcagaatacgaatttctatatttaaatcaccatcccatcccataagatcatgggcgtagcgtgtgatttaattttccgacgggactaggcaccagggagcatacattataggcgttttgtttaaaaatgtgcaaatatttattgaatttttaaaatccttaagggattctgaaattttcaagggcatatggccctatccgcaagggattgcatatcttttaaatttaggaaagattatctcttgagatttggaatgaattttttagataatttcctagatttttaaagatatgtttgaaattttcaatcggggTGTGATCTcatccaaaatattcagatttttgaaaaaattcagaTCCAACCATTCGAAGATTATCCATAAGATACACTGAATATTTTTTCCTAAAGAATCCGaaaatatgctcaagatatgcataatcatccacaagccaaaagatatgcggaaaagttcaaatttgatatgcaaaGATCAATCATTATCCATGAACGACCCACCAAATCTCGATTGAATATCACTAACTGATCTTGCCGAAATTCGCTTTTATCTGATCAATtttagaatatgcaagataatccAAATTCAATCAAGACAAACAAGATGAAGTGAAATTCAACCAAATCATGTTCATATTTTCGGATCTAGCGATATCATGAGTAAAAACCCGAATTTTTCGTGCATGCTTTCAATTcgatgactttttttatactctGGATAATGATTAATGACTAATctctgaaaaaacaaaagtctAACTTCTTGGCACAAGAACAAGCGATCGCATTGGCAACGAACTTTAACGATATGACAAACTCGAATTACTCGTTACCTGATCCGAACGTTGCCCGAAGATTTCTGCACGCTAAATTCAAGGGATGGATCAGTCGACTATGGTACTCGCAAACTGTGATGATGCTTTCGGACTGAGTTGCACTCGATCGCAACGATGGACGATCAATTGGCTTTAATGGAGAAAACTCACAATTGTGGACAGCTATTGGGCAAAATTTGTCTTGCTATGTTGTCCCTTCGTGCACATATATTGATGGAGACTCCACAAGATGACAAGAACACCTTTTGTGCccctcttctttgtcttttgtcttttttttttactggacAGCAGCACCGTTTGGAATTTGGCTTGTAACAGGGACGGAAATCGTTGAGCAACAGGAGCAATGATCGCGATCTATGacctgcttcttttcttttttctttttacttttcgtCCACTGCAAGAACACCAAACAACGACTAGAATGCACCAGAAGAGCAGCAGCTACCGAACGATAATAGCAAACCGCGAGCAAGAATAGTAGAAAAATAGTGAGTAGAAGCAACTCGCCGAAGAAAGTAGGCTCGGCGATGAAAGGAAATCCCTGCCCAGACTCCTTGCTCTTGCTCCCTTTCTCTTGTCTTTCCCCTCTATCTCACGTGAAGGCTCATGAATGTGTGTGCAGAAAAATTGTCGACCCCCcgaaaccctaggcataactgtgtatttatagaacaaagggttgcacgcaagcgtagggtttaccgacgaccgttcgattcataaactttattagatatcgatcgtcggattaaaaattctgacttttaaGGAGTCATCTTTAAAAATAactagaattttcgtccaaatgaggactcccccaagttggaccaaaatcctaggtttttgtgggctcattttgtcattccggacccaattggaccttaactaatcaaatggataattaatttaggcctttttacaattttaagagctcaaacgggctgttttaagtccaaaattacgatgaaaaattcggcattCCTTCTGGGCctcattcaaaattttcaaactagtttGGTCCAaccgcctatcaaattaagctcaattgacccgaTATCCGACCCTAAATaccataacatgcttttgactgacaaaaaataaatgtgctatgcatgataaaattatttttgtgagaactattactaattctcatttttatgaaatgataaatgaaaattaaaatttaggtgtcaacagttttggagaaaaaaagaataataaaaaagttgattataaaaaaaaaaaagaatcacttttgataattataaaaaagaacaaagtttcagttttttaaaaagattaaatcCACGTAGACTTCCACATGAACTtctgaacttaaaaaaaaaattggatttgaaaatttactaacaactaattttttaaacatgttttttaaaattttaaatttaaaaataaacttcaaaatttaataaaaaaaatttaaaatttttaagaggggaaatatagaaaaatccaaaaaattttaaaatgaagaaaaattgaaaaaaaaaaaaaaggtttaagaaaatttaaaaaaagtcaaaaaaaaattaaaagattttaaaaagatgaaaaattgtaaaaaaagaattctcgccAATTAGTTGTTTCCGGGTACTGAAATTTTGAGCAATTACCAAAGGCATTTATGTTCGagagcagaaattttgtgcagttaccaaacgcattttgattctctaaaaatcattTAGGacacagaatcagaatcagaatcgaAAATGTGATTCTAATTtcaattacttttttggatcaaaatcgtGCCCGAAGGTTACCATCCTACAATTTCTTGAACGTGTGGAGTGCCTAACCAAGGTGGTAATTCCTCCTCCTAAACAAAGTCACTTAGGACCTAAAGCACTAAATTGCATATTCATCGGTTGTGCTCAAAATAGTCCATACGGATTTTTGgttcataaatttgaaaatgtgGAAATCCTCTTCGAAGGTTGTGGCCAAACATCGAGCTCGGATCCGAACTACCAAATTCAGCCTAAAGCCACTCATATATCACAAATACGATATTAGTTCCTTTTAGTGCTTGGAAATGTCTCCAAATTATAGATCTGATCAAAGTGGGATTAATGTTTGCACAAATCATCTTTGTCCCTCAAATCTGTGAGGTAAATCTCACCGATGACTATGGACCTTTCGTATGTAACTTATCACTGATAAAAAGAACCAACGTGGGGTTTAGACCATGTCTAACATCTCGTCTCTTCTGTTTTCTAGACTATTGTTGGCCAAGGAGAAGGTATCAAAAGGCTGTATTGCTTCTTATACCTCCTTGAATATACTTCTGCCAgatgaaaatgtcaaaatccAAATTGAAGGCCAGAGCTCGCGCGTAGGTGTACTTTTCAAGACTGTATACCCGATGAGATCGATGCTCATCACAGCTACAAGGTAGCTCACGAATGAGGTCCCCGGGAACTAGATCGAGGTAAAAATTTCGACATCGACGAGCCTAGTTCTTCGCTTCGAGGGACAATGACTTGATTGGAGCCGAGGAAAGCTCAGAGCACTCTATTGCATCGCCATGAAACAAGAGCGAGGACGAGGTTCAGGTTGTTTCGCATTGTTTTCACCAAATTGTCGAAACGAAAAcaagaaccacattgaacacGTTCGATCGCCCGGGATCGCGACACATTAATTGCCCACATTTGAGGCGAGAGGACCGAAGACAGTGACTTCCGCGCTGTTTCCGTCGCAACATCCAATCATCATTGGAGCTGGAACCTTAATTTTACAGTTGTTTGTTTCTCTCGTACCTCCCAAAGTTCGCGGGAGGATCGTTCTGCGACCGAAGCCGACAATGGCCGGCTAAAACGTGGACTTCGATGGACCCTCCATGGACTTCAATTGGCAGTATAAATAGTTGCTCAAAGACCCCCCCACTAAATTCACCCATACGCAGTGTTTTCTGATACATAACTCAAGAGTTCTCAGCTTCAATCAGAATGGCTTCGCAGTTCGCCATCCTAGCCATTTTTGCGTTCGTTGCCCTCCCGTCGGTCGCCTTGGCGATGCAGTGGACCGTCGGAGACGATAGCGGCTGGACCAATGGCTACAATTACACGGATTGGGCTAAGGACAAGGTGTTCCAAGTCGGAGATAGTCTCTGTAAGTGAACTCGGGCTCAGTATTTCATGTCGTTTTGGGGGCATtgtgaaaatattattatttgacTTTGGTCGATATTAGTTTGATTATGTTCAAATTACCTGTTACGTGTGCGAAACTAGTCGCGTCTTTTTTATTTGGGGAGGAATAATTGATAATGCTTTCTCTCGTGGAGGAAAACGCGTACCTCGGCTATGAAAAGTTTTTGGAAACTCGCATTTAGTCATCTCGTTAATGAACGAAATCTATCTCAACTTATACTTGATATATCGATATCGAATTGTCATTAATTATGTATTCCGATTAACTCTCCCGCAGTGTTCAACTACCAAGCGCCCCACCACAATGTGTTCAAAGTGAACATGACCGACTTCCAGGCGTGCAACATCCCGCCGGCGAATGAGGCCCTCACAACTGGCCACGATGTCATCCCTCTTTCGACTCCCGGGGTCAAGTGGTACATCTGCGGGATCGGCGAGCACTGCGCGAAGTCCAACCAGAAGCTCAAGATCACCGTCGTGGCCGACACCCAAGTTCCAGCTTCGCCACCAGCTGTCGTTGAGCCAGGTACCTCGGGCACCAACGCCCTCGTTTCGGCCAGCTTCAAGTTTCTTGCGGCCGCCGGGGTTGCTCTCGTCCTGGTCACAGTTTGAGAACACGATGCATGGGTCCTTATGTTACGACAATGAATAAAAGCGAGGGAAAACACATCATAATCCTTTCCTTTCAAAGTATGGTCATAGCTTATTAGCTTGTGGGGGGggagaaaataagagcaaaTGGAGTTTTATTTTTGCATGAGCATCAGCATCTGAGCTGCCCATGCCAGAATATTTGGTTAACTATCTTAAATATTGTATTGATTCATCAGGAATGGTGCAATTTGGTGACTTTCAGGGTGCTCTTTTCCTCTTACCACTCCTCTTTTCCAATTTGAttcgacaaaaacaaaaaccttgATCCGGTATATAACTTACCATTGCGATATCTGAAATAGCCTACTAATCGTACCACGTCCTAATTCAATAATAATGCAACAACGACCACCTTCGACATGATCTTCAACATGGAAGatgaaagccctttcgaactGACCTAACAAATATGAGATCACAGTCACGAGTTGGCAAAGCCcaagctttctttttcttttttttctagtgCTGAGTTCATTAACACGTTCGGAAGAACAGCATCAATCATCGGGTAACCATGCTTATATTATCATGCGGCATACCGTGAACGTTACATAGGTGATTTGAAAACTCGATTTCATTCGTCGGAAAATTACCGAATGATCAACGCCAATTGCCAAGACAATCAAGTTAGTCCTGTGATCGACTTGAAATTCCTCAGTAATTTACACATGTACAACAAGCAAATCCAAAATAGTTTACAAACCAAGTACCGTGATTCAGCTGCAAAAACGCACCTAGTAAAGTTGACttattttctgaccaaaaaaagaaagttgacTTATTTCGGTATCAAAAGATTGAATTGGATCTCCTGAAACACCAGGCGTGTCACAAAGGCTTCATGCTTCTGGTTCGCTGGCCAAATCCTCGTTACTTCATATTTACCGGATATTAACAGGACTGACATTGAACATTGTAAAGATGTAGATTGATCATTGGAAAATTAATGGAAAAGtgttaaacatattgcactttttccaatttagtcttgaaccttttaattttatcgattGAGTTATCAACCTtatcacgttttgccaattgagtccacccGGCCAATTTGGCTGTAAATCACTAATGTGGATGTCGGCCGCCTTATGTGGAATGGCCCGGCGACTCTCGCTGGCCATAGcaaggaaaaataaacaaagaaaagataagaaattaaaaatcaaaaaatcaaaatattgttTGAAATTGTTCATGTTAGTGCCAGCCGTACTCCTGTAAAACGGCCGGtgtccatgtcatcaattttttgccaaaattgatcggataaactcaattaacaaaacgtGAAATGTTTAACATTTGaatgacaaaagtgtaatatgttaaggattttttttttggacaatttttctattGATCATTACATAATAGCATCGGGGCAATATGACTTGAAGAACTACAGCGGCGCAAGACATGCATAAGAACGGTGCGATTTGGGATCCGGTGTGATGCTATAATTGTCTATTATGGAGGGTCCTCAGTCCTCACCTCATTGATTAGCAACTTTTTGCTAATTTGCTAATTTacttagggaaaattccaaaaatagtTGTCGTTTCAATAAAGggagtggatcttgtttcaaatgataacttttgtttcaaaaaaggacctaACCAAGGGTGTTTTggtcttttatatttttttaattttttccttctctttttcctgtttttttctcttccgCTGGTTGccatcatcgtcatcttcttcgtttcttcgtcttcttcttttctcgaaCCTTCAGACTTACCAAAACTCTGTCTCTACCCCCTCGCTCCTCTAAAAAGACCATTGCCGGCCCGCCCCTTCGCCAGAAGCCATTGAATTACGGTCGTGCCTTGACTAAGTGGCTGTCGGTGAGGACCCTCTTCGCGGTGGCTCTGAATGGGCAGTTCGAGCTCACACGAAGGCGTCCACCGAGTGTAGGTAGGTCGTGAGATCGTCTAGCAAGTTCACATCTCGCTTCAATGGCACATAGCACAAAAGCTTTCGTGGGTTCAGTACCACGAGCTACGCGGTGCTAGGGCAGTTGTTTCCATATGCCGATGGAATAAGTGAAGCCATTGTAAAGGCACTTATAGTTGGTCAGAAGCATAGTTGATTTGCTAGTTAAGCTCTTTTTTCCCCTATTTATACGTGGATCTCGCTGAGGTACAGTGAGTCCCTCCTGCTGAGCCTCAGCTCCCTCCCCACCTTATCATACTCCCACTGTGTGTCCACCACGGGCCTCTGAATCCAGCTTGGCAAGCCCAACACCCGGATGTCCCGGTCTCTCGGGACGCCGTCGATGCCGTCGGCTCGGTCGATGACAAACCCTAGCACTTTGGTTATCAGGTCGTCCGAGTTGACGACGCACAAGACCTTGATCCTTGCTCCTCAAGGCGGCACTGGAAGCTCCGGTTGCCCACCCGTGGGGTCCCCAAGGAGATGACGGTGACGAGTGGGGCCGCGCTCCTGAAGGTTGTCTTCACGTCGTATACGATAAGCGTCGCCAGGGCCGCGGCCAGGATGTGACCGGCTCGTTGCCGTAGGACTGCAGGAGCCGCGAGATCTCCTCGCACACCATCTCCTATGAGCTCGGGCAATTTGGGGCGCGCAACATGCACAAGCTTTGGAACCGGCTCTTCGCCATGGGCACGTCCGGGAGAGCGGGGATGGGAGGGAGCCGTCGGGTCGGAGGCGTGCTTGCTGTAATTCGACGACTTTCGACGAGGGGGCGGGCCGGCCATGGTCGTTTTTGTAAAGAGGAGGGAGGGGTAGAATGGAGTGACAGTTCAGAGAAGTCTGAAggttcaagaaaagaagaagacgatgatgatGGTAACCAGCGgggaggaagggaaaaaaaaaaggaaaaagaaggaaaaaatcagaaaatgtaaaaagacaaaaacaccCCTGATAGGgcctttttgaaataaaaatggcaCTTCCTGCCCTTATTCGAAACAAGTCAActtcaaatatttatttgagAAACTCAAGGtactttgggcccttttttggatttttcccatttACCGACGAAGGTGTGACGGAAATACTCATAGCAAGTCTCAATTTTTTGGAGTTAGCATGTTGAGCTCCGCAAATATTAAAGGAAGCTACTAGTCTGACATTCTGACAGTCTGgtcggttattttttatcacatgATTTCCAATTaataagtattttatgcaaaacatgcggtgatgaTGTGTAAAACTATTATCGAGATTATATCATCCATGAGAGTACtatcggaaagtattttccaatattaaataggtttctttttttttttttcgttgccGTGTCCTGGTAAGGTCTAATTGGAAAATTGAAGGCATGAAAGCCTCCCACTTGCTCTTGTTGCCCACATTCATGCACAAAGGACCAAAAACCGTAACTTCTACGATGTCTCCATCGCATTGTCATTGGAGTTGAAACCTTATTTTTTCTACGGTTGTACGTGTCTGGCTTATCTCCCAAAGTTCGTGAGAGGAACGTTCTTCTGCGATCGTAGTCGATACCCCAGCAGGCTAAAACGAGTTCTTCGATGAGCCCTCCATGGACTTCAACTAATAGTATTTATAGATGGTGAACGAAAATGGATTCTCAACTCGCCAATCCTTGCCATTGTTGTTGTCGTTGCCCTCCCGCCGGTCGCATCGGCGACCACAACGGAACGTCGGAGACATCAATGGCTGGACCACGTGCTACGATTACGTGGCTTGGGCAGAGGATAAATGTTCCGCGTTGGAGATAGTTTTTACaagtagaggtggcaaaatgagtTTAGAACTCATATTTGTTCCCTAAAAGATTTGCTCGGGACTATTCACTTTCACTTGGTGGCCTAGTATCTTGAAACTTTTTTGCTATTTAATTGTGTGGGTCATAAgtgaattatttttcaattttaaaaacaatcctaagtagatcataaatgggttgatTAATAATAAGTTAATGGGTTTTAAATGTGTTTTAAATTGGTCGTAAATGGGTTAGTAATCTAATAAGTTTAATTGGGCCATACCAGTCGTCGGCAGGTTGCATTTGTTCACCGAACgtggaagaaaaaacaaaaagaaatataaacaaAATTATGTCAAATTATCCATAGTGTTTTAgcgggaaaaatatcaaaaaagtcctaaaccttttgcatttgtgtcaattcagtccattccaaCCAACTTTGGCCGTTTGGTCTTGAAGTGGACACCGATCGGCGCTGCCAACATtgacgtggtaatttttaatacctttcaattttttttttttttttctttttttcttctccttctttctctaaTCGGTTGTCGGATTGATGACTAGCCAAAGGTGAGGGCCGGCAATGTCAACCTTGCAGGCCATTGGAGAGGGCTACCATGTCGACCCTCACCTCTAGCCGATCgccgaaggaagaaggagaataaaaggaaaagaaaataattaaaataaattaatcaatcaaaaaaaattacaatatgatgaaaattgtccacgtcaacatacgccggccaaagttggtaggaaggattgaattgacacaaatgtaaacggtttaggattgaattggtaaaaaataaaaattaaagaaatgaattggtataatttcaacaagtttatgacttttttgataatttttttgtgttttagcaatattttttttctaaactggATTTAATAAGATATTAAAGTGTTTAGCAATATGGGCCGATTCGGATATAGATCGCTAGAtttgtattatatgaaaatgggttaaaaccggttaaatggatcaatatagGTTGGGCCATTTTTGACCTAACCCACCCATTTGATGACTTTTTATGCTAGTGAGCTTGGGCACGATATCGTTTAAGGGCATCGTGAACCCTTGAATGTAATTGATTGGCATAAAGTGTTTATCCACTTCAGTGGATTCTAGTATGATTGCTTTCGAATCAGTTGTTAAGATGTATGAAACTCGTCACATTTTGCTCATTTGGTGGAAATATTTGGAAAATGCTTTTCTCGTCGATGAAATATGCATTTCTTGACCACGAAAAGTTTTCGGAAACTTGTGTCATCTCATTAATTTCACCCCTCTTAAGACTCCTAGAGACCCATGGCACATTTGCGGGGTCGGCCGGCGCTGCGCCTCATTCAACTAGAAGCTCAAGATCACCGCCGGGGATGACTCAGGTGGTCCAGCTTCGGCACTGGCTGCTCTGTCGGGTGCCAACGTTGCCGTCACGTCCAGCTTCAAGATTCCTGCGGTTGCTCTTGTCCTGGTCGTAGTTTGATAACATGAGGCAT is a genomic window containing:
- the LOC115734087 gene encoding blue copper protein 1a-like — encoded protein: MASQFAILAIFAFVALPSVALAMQWTVGDDSGWTNGYNYTDWAKDKVFQVGDSLLFNYQAPHHNVFKVNMTDFQACNIPPANEALTTGHDVIPLSTPGVKWYICGIGEHCAKSNQKLKITVVADTQVPASPPAVVEPGTSGTNALVSASFKFLAAAGVALVLVTV